DNA sequence from the Dunckerocampus dactyliophorus isolate RoL2022-P2 chromosome 4, RoL_Ddac_1.1, whole genome shotgun sequence genome:
GCAATAGTTTTGCCCCTAATGCAACATTTCGTATTAACTTCCTcaatattctcaacaaaagcgggggtaaagtactgtatgtgcaatgTGTGGAAACATAAACAAAAGTTTATGATCAAAACCTACAAAGAGAATGTCTGCAACTTGTTTTTATAATACGAACGAACATCGGTTAGCGTCTGTCCCGGGTAGCATGTTTTTCGGGTAACGAcgaaaattccatccatcctttttctattccgcttatccTTGTTAGGGtgacgggggtatgctggagcctatcctagctgacttcgggcaaaagGCAGGGAACACCCTGcactgcactggtcgccagtcaatcgtagATGACGAAAATTTACACTACAATTTTGCCTCCGTTTGTgtgcattctctggttagcaTACAAAGTGttgcgcgtcttgtcgtgttcaTAATACACTGCGTaagtccatctgtattctcaatgtattttttttttttttaatcaaaatgtccttccttgttagcatcctgttagctagctaacaaaatgacaactggaagcagaagtcagctgcatcatcagtgggtgactcaaaaatgttaacaccaacATGTTTTAGTTTTATAATTAGACTTTTACATGCGGAAAATTATTCTATATACAtaaaaatgacgaatgaaaaggctaaatgtacatttaaggttacttttaccttcactgaatcattcactgttcccaaagacagtGAGGGAGTGAGATCAACCGCCACAACCTTTCTGTTTTCACATGCATTATTTCTTGAActcaagtgtttctcacctttgtgaaaatgctgccacttgcaacttcctttcactccattttgggttaccgaggtgagaaacactatcttcaatgaaggtaaacgtcaccttaaatgttcatttatccctttcattcatcatttatatgcatttccagcTTTCTAcatgtaaatctataattgtaaaatgtgtttgtgttgacatttttggcttttggaaACCGATtacagtggagccttggttcgagtcattaatttattccagaaggtccgactctaaccaaatcaatttttttgttttttggattcACATCATGCCTTGCGGGGAAAAATGTAATCGATTAGAGtccgaccttctggaacggattaatgacgttaaccaagggtCCACTTTATCTGGAATTCCACATTTCTTATGTTATCCTCTTTTCAGGTTTGGTGCTCCTAAAACAATGGTGTGCACACAGAGCGAAGACTTCTGTGATGAGGTGAGATGTAAGTCTGTAATGTTCCAACAAAGTCCGTCAGTCAGTAAGGTGAGACACTGTGGGACAGCCGTGGGTCAGTGTGATGTGGATTCCTTTCGCCAGGTGACGAATCTGCTGAGTAACAGATGGGGTGTCGTACAGAAGGTCTCTCCTCTGGCTCAACCTCAGCTCAACCCCCTACACGACTGCACAAGTCCATTGCTGAAGGAAGCCATCTTTCAGATGGTGATGGAAAAGCAGGCGGACTGGGATGACTTTCTGGACCCTGTGCTGTTTCTCTTCAGGACGTCAATCAACCCTACGACAAAGTTCACTCCTTATTCGCTCATGTTTAACCGGAAGGCTAACACACCAAACCAGGTAAGACTGATGATAGTAAATCTACATGCCGTTAGTTTTCTGTTCACTAAGTGTCCTTACACATCGTCTAGGCTACGCTTGGTCCACTTGGGTATGATGACGAGGCAAACGGCTGTTCCGTCAAGGAGAAGGCTTCATCGTATATGACGATCATGCAGGAACAGCAGAACACCGTTAAGCAACTGGTGATTTACTAGTTCATTGTTTTCATTCTACTTAAGTACAACTCGAAAGATTCTAATGAGTGTACAGTAATGCCTTACCAAttcacgctttgaatttcatggTTTCACTCTTATCacagttttacaaaaatgtatcaattaataaatcctgctgtttcgtaattgaatacggcctattattagtcgcAAATATGCCTATTTAAGCACAGCGTACgtattttttccctaaattaagcatcttcaagcagaaaaatggctaaatgaactaagatacaaatataaggcatgatatgtagtgttctacactggtcgctgggtgtcagtaatgttactgtaatgtgggGTGAGACTCACACGCACCagacaacagacttttattgcaggtttgaacgatctcacaacaggcacaataacccctaatAAAAACGCTGGGATACCGTTGCGGCCATAACCGacgccaagctaaaacgtaACTCTGATCCCCCTACGTCACATCCTGTCCGCCCGATCTACTGatatatttataataacacacacgaacaccagtcttatttatgtcttaaatgactgaTTTTCTCCTATATGGGGTAATGCAGTTGTTAAGTCGACAAtagcgtgttatttcatgtctagagggctctgataatgttaaaaacagcatgGTGCACATGCACACTTGCAGCTTAGCCAACACTAATGTGTGCTGCGGTGTGGTTATTTTTCACAAACGTCCATGTACATGTAGAAAGCAATACACAATAATTTGTCCCCAGTCagaataaaaacatgtaattgAATTAATGTTATTGCTCCCCTACACAGagagcaaataaataaaataaaataacatgaaatatataaataaaatctaattaaaagtaaaagtaaagatCGCATAGATACCCGCACGGtgtcctagtggttagcatgttggccgcacagtcaggagatggggaagatctgggtttgaatctccattggggcATGTCTGTATCGTGGTTTATTTTCTTTACATATAGGTATTAGTGTTTGTGTATTCATGTTTCTATGAATTGAAGGATTACATACAATTTATCTGAATGTGTGTCTCTTTTCCAGGTGATAGCAAATATGAAAGCGGCCTACAAACAGGAGAAGAAGAACGTAAAACGAAGAGCACACAACAACCCCTCAGTGGTTTTAAATACATCAAATGCACTGTTTTGTGCAGGGGATACCCCTTCCTCCAAAAAACTGAAAGAAGAGTGTTTATATTTGTCTTTCCCTGTGGAGACGGTGCTGGCCACCGAGCAAAGCGGCTCTGAAGTGCTAAAAACTGCGTTAACCTATCACTTGGCTGGGTCTGATGTCCACTGAAACTTTTTGACACGAGCGTTCATTTGCTGCCAGAGGTTTTGTCTGTGTGCAGATTGTGGTAAAATGACTAATACTTGCATGATGACCTGCCTTGTTTGAGCTCCTTTCCCTGAAATCCCTATAAAATTCCCAAATAAACTAAATTATTTCATCCTTTTGTACTGTTGTGAAGGTGTGATGTCACCCTTGGAATGTATTTTATTCTTCCCACTCATCAGTTTTTAAGAACAGACATGaatcacaaatacacacaaaaaaatgtttttgcctgACAAAACTTTGCAGCACTgtatataatacacataataaataCTTTTAAAGTCGGCTCTAAATTTGTCCATGTTAAAAGCACTGAATGTCAAACAACCCAAATGGCAAAGCTTATTAATATTCGTTCCAGTAGGTTTGCTAAGGAATGCTGGACTAATAGCGGAGTTGCATTCAAGAGAAAATTATACACAATACTTAATGTGacgttttatttgtaaatactgTGTCATTACATTGTTAAAGAGGTTTGCAAATGAATAAAGTATTTTACCTTTGACTTATGTATTGTAATACCCTAGCGACGTCACCTTCGTCTTTAGTAAGCGTCACTATTGGTTTTGAACGAGAAGAAAGACTGGGCGGAGCTTCACACTGCTCACTTCCGCAACAGACACGTTTTAAACTAAATTAATGGAAGACAAATAAAAGCAAACGTACAACTATAACATCATTATCAAATATATTTTCAGTCTGAAATTGTGCCTGAAAAGGCTGCTTATTTTCGCCACAGAAACTCGGCGACTTGACCCAATAACTAGGGGCGGGTGATACTGCAAATTGTGGTATCCGATAGCAAATACAAACAACACGGCCAGTGTTGCCGATGCCGCTACACTTGAAAATGTAGAAGCTCATTAAATGATTTCGtggttttgcctttaatttgttgatcatgattatgaTCAGATTAAAACCCTGGACAAAAATTTTAAGCaaccaaaaaataaactttgttgcctattaccccccccccaataaaCTGATTTATCAATGCATGTATATAAATACTGTGCAACAATAGGAAACGAcgtaacaataaaataatacaattattccctttAAACAAATATAGAAAGCCCACCCAAGCCCAAGTCCAAGGACTTATAACCATGtatcaaaaatgtaacaatatgagcgaaacaagaaaacacacaaatatttgtgaaaatttTAAATTTGTGATCAGGCTAGTGTCAATTCGATACTGATACCATCATTGGTATTGATGTTGTCAATATTTGGATTGACCCACCCACCCCGACCAATAACAAGTGGAAATTGTTGACGGGACGGGCACGGTTGTTATCGTTGTCTTTTAAATATTGACATGTGTATTGTGTTAGTTGTGTCACCGACTTTGTTAATTTATAGCGTATCTGTGTCAAAGAAGCAACGTGAAGAGCTCCCAAGTCATGTCAAGGTACCAGGATGTAGTCGGGGATATTAGTGCATTTATGTGAAGGTACCAGGATGTAGTCGGTGTTATAAGAGTTGCTTTACATGTCAAGGCAGCAGGATGTAGTTGGGGCCATTGCAGCACATTTGCACAACCACGTTTATCACCTAGCCAACCAAAGCGATCTGACATTCTGGCGTTACTGCAAACGTGTGTTGTGGCCAGTTCGCGTGCCGTCAAACGTTCGCTGGTTTGGACCCCCATGAGGTTTGTTTGCGAATGTATCTAGGTAAGCCTCTTTCAGCTTTGTTATGAGCTTATATACTACTCACaagaagttagggatattttagatatatttcaggatgaacctaaaatgtaccACTGTATAACCTTTACAGATGAACTTAATTTGAGTTTCTCGCATTTTGATTGCACATGTCCAACACGTTTAATACTTAACGCACTACTTGCTGTTCTCTACCTTAACAGTTGTGCATATCCTTAATTTtttgttaagtgtgtgtgtgtatatatatatatagagagagagacatACAAAAGCAAGTAAGTGAGTCTTGATAACACCTTGCCTGTTGCTAGCTAACTTGCTTGCTCTAATGAAAGGTGTGGTGGTACCTGTGTTGTTCACGCCTCAGTAAATCGCTGAATGACGTCATCGAATATTTCGCCATTTCCTGTGTGTAACCCTAGTTCAGAGGACGTGTAGTCGTGTTGGTGCTCAGACGGTTCCCGAACAGAAACAgtgccttttttattttatttttatttttgttgtgacatgcaagttcaACAAAATAATTTGTTAAATAcgtcaataatataaataaaatgatagttatgtaataaattcaccaatatgaaataaaatccacaacaaacGAACAAACAAGTATTTTACAGTGCATATATTCTGCACAGTTGGAGCAGAAATTGATCATTGATACACAATTGTGGCGATGTTTACTAGTAAATCCTGCATGCAAGAGTCGTGTGTTCATTGAGAAATGAAGTTAGTGTAGTGACCGACTTGTGTTGTAAGTTCAAGTTTAGAATTTCAGTgctcgtgaatgcacctcgcaacTAGTGGTGGATAATGAGGGGGTGTTGTGTTGCTTGCGTGGAGAGTGACACAGAAACGTGTGTATGTGTTACTATACTTTATTTTGGCCTCATATCAGGGCCACTAAAGTAAGAGTAACTGTTAATGTAGCGCCAAAAAGAGGCACTGATAGCTACTTAGTTTTTCACTTCGGTTACTACCGTTTACCACCTGAGTTTCCATATGCATCCCTGCCAATAACACTTCTTTCTTTAATTGCTCGTTCACTCCCGATGAAGGAAGCTAATAAGCTAATTGCTAATTGCTCACTTGAGTTGTGGAGATAtgcgagtcatgaacgagtcATTTGAAACTTGCTTGTTTTTTACTGAATCAGGACTGAACACGTCTTCATGAACTTGTTTACTGACTAATCCCTGCTACCACTAGTTAAattagaaaagaaaagaaggagacatgtcattaattgtgcaactgttattCTAACTgcatttttataaatgtattagtcctgtggaaaaagcaacagatctgtTCCATTCCTTAAATCAACGCTCCTTTCCCCTTCATGCCCAAGCTGCGTCACAGACTCAACAAAATGATTCACGATGAATGACTGGTTAGCTCAACCCGCGCGTTACAGtacactgactcacgggtgctgtATGGAGACGCGACTTTCACTGACGATCAATACTCGAGCTTCACTGACTTATGACGTAAATTTCAGTGACTCGAGAGTACTTAACCAAGCCTTgagattcactgactcacggctaCTTGACGAGGCCTTGTGTTtcgctgactcacaggtactcgacCAAGccacgagtttcactgactgactGGTAGAAATTGTTGCGCATGTGCAAGTTTCTGCACAAGCGCTTAGTGGCAATTGATTCAAGTGAATAGAGTACCTGATAAGAACTACAGTAAGTAAAAAGAATCTGGTTTCTAGCACTGCTGAGTTGACTCTCCGCCCACAGCGTCCCAAGCGTTTTAGCAGAGAATTTCATATCGCACACTCAACCCCGATGAAGACCTATAAAAGAAGCATAATTcagccttaaagggatagttcggattttttgacatgaagttgtatgacatccacatcagcattgtagttcatcaacaatgacttacccCCAACTTGGTCCCGCGAGCCCAGTTGTggttggattttggtgatgaaaaaCGTAGTTCCGATTAGTTGCTGGgctacttaagtaaagagtttgtcggcttctcaaaacaatatgcgtcggaaagagtaatacatttgcatcacaaaaatgcatattgttttgagaagccaaactctttacttaagtaaccccaataactaaccAAACTACATTTCTCATCACAGAAATTCGACCAGAattgggctcacgggaccaagtggggggtaagtcacagtTGATGGTCTACACTTGAttgagatgtcatacaacttcatgtaaaaaaacccaaactatcccttttaagAACAACACGTGTTTTCACACCGGAGTCTTAAACGACACAAGAAGAAGTCAATAGATTTGTCATtacttgctttttaaaaaaacaaaacagtgtgtGTGGGTACTTGCTAAAAAGTCTCTAAGCTGGCAACACGACATGGTAGATGGGTAAGAACAACTGTTTTATATCTTGCAAAtcattcttttctttcttctttgctTTCTTTGTAATCCACAGCCAACCCCAATTCCTTCAGAAGAAATGGCCATATCGGAAAATACATGAGAATGAGTTAATTACGTTGATGCATTCATGTTCCATATGTATTTACTGTCAATCACTCTTATATGCTCATTATTACAGCAGGATAGTGGAACACTGCTTTTGATGCCCCAAAGGTCAGCATGGGTATGAAAATACGCGTAAGCGGCACTGTTTTTTATGTCCTACTGGACGTTGTGGTCACTACGATCTTATATGCACATGGATCACAGTTGAACATATTTATGAAGGAGGCTCTGAACTTTAGCATTCTGCAGTCCGCACTGGACATCTGGGGGACTGTTCTGCTTCGAGCTCCTCTCCTTCTGGGTGCCTCCGTTGGagttttatggaacaaagaggATGGCCCACATAGGGTGACTAAACTCACCACCCTCATTCTTTTAGTCTGCCAGACCATTATAACATATACTTTGGCCAAGCTGCTGATGCTTAGTGAACTTGAGCGTCTATCTGATTGCCCCTGGTCCCTGTGTCTGATGTTCTGGACGTGTGTCTCCTCGCTGGGAGTTGTGCTTTTGTGGTGGATTCTGGGAAAGAAATCTAACTCGGAGACAAGTAGCAATACCGATGAAGACACCGAAGAGTTGCTTCAggcagatgaagaagaagaggaggaggtgggcAGTGAGAAGGAGGAGAGTTGTGCAATAAAGACAAAACCGGAGCAGAGCAGCACAGGAGCGACGCTGGGACGTCTCCTCAGCTACACGAAAAAAGATGGCGGACTGTTAACTGTAGCCGTCCTTTTCCTTCTCATCTCTGCTGTGTGTGAGTATCCTTAAAGGTCTGATTTACATGGTATGAATTAGGGCTGTGCATGTGACTGCGTTCCTGTAATTGATTTGAGGTAAAAAATTAAGTTTGTATTAAGCAAAACCTCCCATACTTGACATAATGCTGTTCTTTAGCGGaagataacaaaataacaacataagaaAAACACTTTTGCTTTGCTCACATCTTTCTAAAACCTTTTTTCAATGTGTACAAAAGACCTATTTCTGTCATATACTAGTAATATTATATCATACAAATCTGTCTACATCTGTGATcgtgtgcatgtgttctttgaagagataatccatccacctcagtggtgtggcatatcaagatgcagattaaacaatatttaattaatattgCACAGTTGTGCCCTAACCTAATTGATGCTAAAACCCATCCTTAATAGGATCATGCAGCTGGATGATGCATTTAAGGGTATGCAATTCAAGTTAttgaagaccaaaaaaaaacccaaaaaacaattAGTATCAGGGGTATGAGAATATTTTATTATCCATTCACTtatgtgtgaaaatgttttCCACTGTGTTACATATTGGCTCGTgcaacacattttcaaagttctCTCCAGTTCTctcattttattgcatttataaaattACACGGTGGTCGATTACTTCTACCATGTCTCTATTTTCGCCTGCAGGTGAAGCCTTCATACCTTATTACTATGGGAAGGCAATAGATAGCATCGTGGTTCACCACAGCATGGAATACTTTGCTGAACCTGCTATCACACTGACAGTCCTGGCCTTTGCCAGGTAAGTATCAGGTGGTCCTTCTGATAGAACAACCAATGGTCAGGAGGGAGAGGTGCATTTAATCACTGTGTAAAacctgtttgttttctttacttttttttccccagttctTGGGACCGCtttgctatcggagaagtagtcaatgatcacacaatttaaaaggttttcaaattatattaaaaataagagcaatctATTTGGTTACAGCCCAGGATGAAAGTATACAGGGTCTATTTAGCACTTGCtgcgcccctctagaaagtgaaacttaagtttGCATAGAAgtgagttaagcttgtgtgagtgagaacaatgcattttttgtgtCACAGGTCTATTTTGTCTCCTAGTACTACATATCTGTGAGTTTTCACACACAACTTCAcacacttcacacacaactccacacagtgtcacatccagaagttctccgacgacacagccatcattggttgtgtttcagaggggaatgatctggaatacaggacggtcatcagggactttgtcagctggagtgagcttaaccagctgcaactcaacaccagcaagacaaaggagatgatcattaacttccagaggaaaacatctcactttacaccggtgaacatccagggagcggacatagagttggtagacagctacaaattcctgggtgttcacctaacaacaagctggactggtccgtcaacacccacgccctctacaagaagggccagagtcgcctccacctgctgaggagactgaggtcctttggtgtgtgcaggactcttttacggaccttttatgactctgtggtggcctcagccatcttctatgctgtgggttcctggagagggggcagcacggacagggacaggagcaggatcaataggctgatcaggagagcgagctctgtcctggacggtcttctggactccgtggaggaagtgggggagagaaggatgttggctaagctgacatccatcatgaacaacacctctcacccgctacatgacactgttgtttctctgggcagctccttcagcagcagactgttacacccatggtgtaagaaggagaggttccgcaggtccttcataccgactgctgtcaggctctacaacacctgcaccacctgaaccatgttgtagtcactatgtattctttacactgtactctttacttgcgtatcttgcttgcttgctgctgtaacaagtaaatttccccgctgtgggataaataaagtacatacatacatacatacatacatacatacatacatacatacatacatacatacagtacatacatacattttgtgCAACTCTAGTTGTGCTATTTGAGTGTGTGTGCCAAGAAGGCCGTCTACACTACTCACAATaagttagggatatttcagATTCAGGATCAACCTAATATGTACTACTGTGTAAACTTTACAGGTTACCTTAATTTGAGCTTCtctaattttgaatgcacatgtccagcATGTTCAATACTTAACACACTTaacgcacaacttgctgttctctacgGTTGTGCATATCTCTTAACGTTTTATGAACCCTATATAAGAAGgtattagactgaaaatgcactgggCTATTAGATTTACAACTGTAAGCCAGTGTTTTCAATACATTTCATAATAAAATGCATACCCTATCATCTCTCCCATACATTTCTCCTCCGGCATTGAAATTAGTATTGAATATgattatttcattaaaaaagaaaGGGGAAAATATTACCTCCGGTAGGTTTGTTTGTTGAATGAttgcacaaaaaacacattttgaaataacCTCTattaaaatagaataataatcTGAGAATGATTTAATGTGATTATAGTGGTGGTTACAGGAAGTGTATATGTAGTAATCCCTTATTTATCGCGGTgaacttttaacttttttctgcGAAATAGGCTtctgggacaggaagtgacatcagggattcagagttgagttttagcttgcaaGCTTGCATGAAAGCTTGCTCCTGCACTATCAGTGCATATGCTTAATGTATAATGCTGACAAACTGATAACTGACTAAACGTCTTTCCCTGCATTCAGTTCAATTGCAGTTGGAGTACGAGGAGGAGTGTTCACACTTACATTTGCACGATTGAACCTTCGGCTCAGAAACCACCTGTTTAGAGCTCTGACAAGGCAGGAAATTGGCTTTTTTGATGAGAACCATACAGGTAAGACAGGAGCTTCCTCATTACATCTATCCCTCCAGCATGCAACAAGTCACGCTTAATGTTCACATGTACCTGTATCACCATTCAGGTGACATCACCTCACGGCTGTCAGCTGACACCACCCAAGTGAGTGACCTTATCTCCCAGAACGTCAACATGCTCTTGAGGAGCACCATCAAGGGCATTGGCTTTCTCATTTTCATGTTTGGGATGTCCTGGAAGTTAACATTGGTGAACATGATGGGGCTTCCTTTTGTTGCCTTTCTTTCGGAGTATTATGGAAACTACTACAAGGTAAACTACATGTTGATCATCATATTTGCAAATTCATTCAAGCTAACCACTCTGAATAATTGGATATACAGAAACTGACTAAAGAGGTGCAGACGAGTCTTGCAAAGGCTAACAAAGTTGCAGAAGAAACCATTTCGGCCATGAGGACGGTACGAAGCTTTGCCAATGAGCGTCAGGAGGCTGACTCCTACTACGCCAAGCTCACAACCATGTACCAtctcaacaaaaaacaagcctTGGCATATGCTTGTTATATGTGGTCCACCTGTGTAGGTATCAGCTGATGCCTCACTAATTGTATTGTTTACATATATTTTGTTGGTGTTAATCATAGTGTACTTTAATCAagttcttcctgtttttttagATCTCAGAGCTCGCTCTAGAGGTTACCGTCCTCTCCTACGGTGGTCACCTTGTGGTTACTGGTCAAATGGAAAGCAGCGAGTTGATATCATTTTTCATATACATGCTTGAAATGGGAGAATGTTTGGCGGTATTCAATCTCATTGCATATTTTCTTCATTGCGATTACAGTGAAACATTCACAAGGTCCATAATCCGTTACTAAGTTCAATCCACTTTACAGAGCATTGCATCAGTTTACTCGGGCCTCATGCAGGGAGTTGGAGCTGCTGAGAAGGTTTTTGAGTACTTGGATAGGAAACCCAAACACCCGGATGATGGTGCAGAGACTCTGGACACATGCACTGGTTTGGTGGAATTTCAAGACGTTGTATTTGCCTACCCTACACGGCCAGAGACTGAAATCCTCAAGGTTGGTGTACAAGTAAATGCAGTGGAACCAC
Encoded proteins:
- the zgc:113436 gene encoding gypsy retrotransposon integrase-like protein 1; amino-acid sequence: MLSVDSLQVAEEEVVDSSSSKLGDIFTFVAKGCFPQSMNPLRKKNLKRYAQKFIIDDGKLYYVGPKKQEKREVVIEAERKRQIFLDCHFNDIGHHLGQKKTVHKIQRKYYWLGIIKDVVDWIKVCDTCQHTERNKNLARTVRPIKVDAPWDIVGIDVIGPFPETQQGNTHVAVLIDYFSKWPEAFPVQKTDAVSVARCISKCMSRFGAPKTMVCTQSEDFCDEVTNLLSNRWGVVQKVSPLAQPQLNPLHDCTSPLLKEAIFQMVMEKQADWDDFLDPVLFLFRTSINPTTKFTPYSLMFNRKANTPNQATLGPLGYDDEANGCSVKEKASSYMTIMQEQQNTVKQLVIANMKAAYKQEKKNVKRRAHNNPSVVLNTSNALFCAGDTPSSKKLKEECLYLSFPVETVLATEQSGSEVLKTALTYHLAGSDVH
- the abcb9 gene encoding ATP-binding cassette sub-family B member 9 isoform X2 is translated as MGMKIRVSGTVFYVLLDVVVTTILYAHGSQLNIFMKEALNFSILQSALDIWGTVLLRAPLLLGASVGVLWNKEDGPHRVTKLTTLILLVCQTIITYTLAKLLMLSELERLSDCPWSLCLMFWTCVSSLGVVLLWWILGKKSNSETSSNTDEDTEELLQADEEEEEEVGSEKEESCAIKTKPEQSSTGATLGRLLSYTKKDGGLLTVAVLFLLISAVCEAFIPYYYGKAIDSIVVHHSMEYFAEPAITLTVLAFASSIAVGVRGGVFTLTFARLNLRLRNHLFRALTRQEIGFFDENHTGDITSRLSADTTQLTLVNMMGLPFVAFLSEYYGNYYKKLTKEVQTSLAKANKVAEETISAMRTVRSFANERQEADSYYAKLTTMYHLNKKQALAYACYMWSTCISELALEVTVLSYGGHLVVTGQMESSELISFFIYMLEMGECLASIASVYSGLMQGVGAAEKVFEYLDRKPKHPDDGAETLDTCTGLVEFQDVVFAYPTRPETEILKGVSFTIRPGEVTALVGPSGSGKSSCVNLLENFYLPQQGQVLLDGKPVHTFKHEDLHSKVALVGQEPVLFARTVEENITYGLTDVPMEAVVQAATKANAHDFITDLPQGYQTSVGEKGTQLSGGQKQRVAIARALVRHPRVLILDEATSALDAESEHIVQQALNNIMRDHTVLVIAHRLSTVEKADSIIVIDKGHVAEQGSHSQLMASGGLYYKLVQRQVLGMETGEDIPAVMLSTVSPNQKMK
- the abcb9 gene encoding ATP-binding cassette sub-family B member 9 isoform X1 — its product is MGMKIRVSGTVFYVLLDVVVTTILYAHGSQLNIFMKEALNFSILQSALDIWGTVLLRAPLLLGASVGVLWNKEDGPHRVTKLTTLILLVCQTIITYTLAKLLMLSELERLSDCPWSLCLMFWTCVSSLGVVLLWWILGKKSNSETSSNTDEDTEELLQADEEEEEEVGSEKEESCAIKTKPEQSSTGATLGRLLSYTKKDGGLLTVAVLFLLISAVCEAFIPYYYGKAIDSIVVHHSMEYFAEPAITLTVLAFASSIAVGVRGGVFTLTFARLNLRLRNHLFRALTRQEIGFFDENHTGDITSRLSADTTQVSDLISQNVNMLLRSTIKGIGFLIFMFGMSWKLTLVNMMGLPFVAFLSEYYGNYYKKLTKEVQTSLAKANKVAEETISAMRTVRSFANERQEADSYYAKLTTMYHLNKKQALAYACYMWSTCISELALEVTVLSYGGHLVVTGQMESSELISFFIYMLEMGECLASIASVYSGLMQGVGAAEKVFEYLDRKPKHPDDGAETLDTCTGLVEFQDVVFAYPTRPETEILKGVSFTIRPGEVTALVGPSGSGKSSCVNLLENFYLPQQGQVLLDGKPVHTFKHEDLHSKVALVGQEPVLFARTVEENITYGLTDVPMEAVVQAATKANAHDFITDLPQGYQTSVGEKGTQLSGGQKQRVAIARALVRHPRVLILDEATSALDAESEHIVQQALNNIMRDHTVLVIAHRLSTVEKADSIIVIDKGHVAEQGSHSQLMASGGLYYKLVQRQVLGMETGEDIPAVMLSTVSPNQKMK